The Polyangium mundeleinium genome contains the following window.
CCTCGCTGCGGAGCCGTGCGCACCCCCGGAGCCGAAGAAACTCGCGCCGCCAGCGTCCGCCCCGGGCGAGAAGCCCAGCGCGGCGCGGGAGCTGCCGAACGGCAAGGGGTGGCTCCGCGCCCTGCCCGGCGGGAAGGGCAAGCCGAGCGACGCCCCGCGGGCTCCTACGCCGCCGCCACCCGCGCCCCCGGCAAGGGTTGGGACGGGGGAGGCTCCGCGCGAGCCGCTACCGCCCCCGGGGACGCAGCTTGACCTCTTCGCGTGGCGGCCGCGGCCACGTCAACTCGGCTTATTCGATCCACCCTGAGAGCGCGTCGTCTTCCGCGGTCGCCCGGGCTTGGCCTCGGGCAGCCTCGCTTTCCGGAAGAGCACCCCGGGGGCCACGGCGAGCGCGTCCGCGAGCGCCACAACCACAGCAACGCCGACGTTCGTCTGGCCGCGCTCGACTCGCTGTAGGAAGCGCAGGTCAAGCTCTGCGGCTTCGGCGAGTTGCTCTTGGGTGAGTCCGCGCGAGAGTCGCAAACGGCGCACGTTCGCCCCGATGTAGCCGAGAACCTCGACGACGCGGGCGGAACGGTCCGTCACCCTCGCGGGTCTACGCCTTCGTCCTCGGCGGAATAACGGTCGATAGACCGTGTTTCGTTGACCTCGACGAACCCTCGGCTCTACCGTGATCGCTTCGCGAGGAGGGTCAGCCGTGAACGCGCAGCATCAACCGGGGCAGCAACCCGTGCAGGGGCAACCGCCGATCGTGCGGGTGACCGCGCCCGAACCGAAGGTTCCTACCTGGCTCGCCGCCGCCATCGTGACGAGCCTCGCCGGCGTCGCGGTTGTTGTCGTCGTGCGCCTCCTTCGCGAGGAGAAGCCAAAAGGGACGCCGATCGCGGTGACAACACCGCCGAAGCCAGGGACGTCGTGGTACACGGAGCCGCGCAAGCTGCCCGACATCGACCCCGAAGGGGACATGATGCGGGCGCTCATGGCCGAACCTACCTTCATTCGAGCCGTGCAGCGAACGCGTCCGCTGATGGCCGATCGAATGAACACGCCAAGCGAAGGCGCAACGCTGCTCGCCCTTTGGGCGCTTGCTCATCCACCCACGTGGGCGGACGTCGCCCCGGCACGCGACGAGACGAGCGTCGGCATGGTGCGCAAAGACTCCGACGGGGAGCGGGGGAAACGCTTGTGCGCGCCGGGGCAGATCATTCGGATCAAGGTCGAGCGCCTTCAGTGGGGCGCCGTGGCATCCGGCTCGCTCCTGACGGACGGCGAGACCTTGATCCACTTCTTCGCGCTGCGGGACACGGGGGCGCTCGTCGAGGATGGCAGGACGCGCTTCTGCGGCGTGGTGACCGGAAACCTCACGTTCTCGAACGAGCACGGGACGGCGGAGGGGATTCAGATGGTCGGGATGTTCGACCTACCGGCGAACCGGGCGGCGCCGAAGTAACTGCGCAGCACGCGCACGAACACACGGCAATTATCGCTGTTCCCAGACAGGTAGATGGCCCAATTCGTGCATGCGCGATATCGGCATGGCGCACGTCCCCACATACGATATCAATAGCCCGTTTGCGTCCGGTGCTCCTCTTATCGAGAGGAATCTGTCCACTATCCTAGTCGGCAGATATGTTTTGCGTTGGCTCCCGGGCACGCGCAGCCAAAGGCTACAAGCGACGGTGGACGAGGTGCTGATATGCGAATATAAGCGCAACAGTGTCCACCTGGCAGTTATCGATTACCTTGGGGGGTGGTAGGTGGCCGTTGGCCGGCGCCCATGAACGATAAGGCCTTGTTTATCGTGTCGCGCACTGTCTCCGCATCAAACGGACGCGACCCATCAATGACGGATCGTAGGACGATCCAGTGGGCTGCGGTGGTTACATCGGTGCGGGTGAACCCGTAAAGTACCCGTGGGCTGCCCGGGCTACCGCCGGCAACCATGAAACCGATTTCGCCGATCTCTTTCTTCGCAGGGTGACGCCACTGCATCACGATAACGTACGAGTGCACGTCTGGGATGCCAGTAAAGCGTGCGTACTCTGACGCTTCCCATCTAAATGATACGGTGTAGTCGTATTCAATTAGAATTGGCAACACGTCGCGATGCGTGTTTTTTACGACATCATCGACCAGCGACATGATGTCCGCTTGAAGGCCCGTCCCGTCCGTCATTGCGCACAACTACATAACGTGTGCGGTATGCAGCAATCCGGAGCGTATGCGCCGGGGGCGAGCGTGCACGCGTGACGGGCTTTCAGATGTGCAATGCGCCGTGAAAGGTGCCTTGGGCGGGTCGGTCCTGGACGGGAGAGCAGGCGGGCGCCACCGGAGTAGGCAGCGCTCGCGCGTTCAGCGCTTGGCCTTGCGCTGCTTCCACCCCGGGCGTGGAGCCTGCTTCGGAGCGGGAGCCGTACTGACCGTGCGGAGGGCGGCGCGGAGCTTCTGGACGTGGGCGTAATGCGCCGTGAGGCCATGTCCCATGGCCCGCGCCGCCTCCGGGCCGATGATCCCACGCGCGGCGAGGAGCACGATGTAGGCGAGCTTCGGGCGGGACTTCATGACCCACGCGAGCAGATCCCGCGCCTCGATCTCGGACATCGGATCCGGCGTCACGAGGTCGGGGGGCGACCGGATCGCGGACATGGGGATCTCGAACCGCATCGAGGCGCGCCGCATGAGGTTCGCGGCGTGATTCCACGCCGTCTGCCGCGCGAACCCGCGAAGGGCTTGCTCGGGTTTCAGGTTGTCGGCGCCGCGGACGCGTCCCTCGTGCAGGGCCTCCCACGTCGTGGCGATCGTCTCCTGTATGAGGTCTGGGATGTACAGCTCGTCCACGCCGATCTTTCGCAGGTAACGGGTCAGCGTCGGGCGAAGCCGAACCACCTCATCCGCGTCCGCCACGACGACCGGCGCGCCGCCGCCCGCGGGTCGATGGTACCGGCTCACGGCTCACCTCCGGGGACGAGCCCGAGGAGGGCGGCGAGATCCACGCCCACGACATCGGCGACGCGCCCGGCGAAGTGGACGGAGCACGCGATCTCGGCGCGGAGGAAGCCGAGGACGTAGAGGCGGGCGTACCCCAGGGACACCGCCACCTCGCTCGTCGTGAAGGAGCACGCATAAGAGGCGAGCGCCTTGCGCACGCGGGCTTGCTGGTCGGCCGTGAGCGCGCCGGGAATGCTCGGCGGCTCGTGGTCCTGGTCGTGCTCGGTCACGAGGCGCCTCCCTTCCGCTTGGGGGGCGTCACGAGGGAGAGCGCCGGGGCCTTGCGGGGCGGCGCCTTGCCCGCGAGGGCATCGTCGACGGAGAGACCGACGGCGCGCGCGATGCTCCGCGCGAGGGCGATGTTTCCGGGCTCCGACCCGTCGCAGAACGCGAGCACGAACGAGCGGCGGAAGCTCACGAGGTGAGCGACCTTCGTCCACGTGCCGTGCTCCCGATGCAGATGACGCAGGAGGGCGCGGAGGTTCGAGCGCTGGATCTCGATGAGGTCGGCCCCGCGGAGGGGCCGATCGCGGAAGCGGGACGCGGCCATCACGACGCGCCTCCCTTCCGCCCGCAGAGGGCGCACGCGCCCGCGACGTGGGGACGACCGGAGAGGACCTGCTCGACGGGAATGCCGCCCGCCCGCGCGAGCAGCACGGCGACGGCGTAGGACGTCCCGCGGCGCATGTTGTGGAGGGCGCCGACGGCGACGCCCATCACGGACGCGAGCACGGCGCGACCGCCGTAGGCCCGGGCGATGTTGCGCTCGGCGGCCCGCATGTGGGCGCGCTCTTCGGGGGAGGGGTAGAGGGCGGGGCTCTTCCGACCAGAAGGCGGACGAGTCCCTTGGCCCCGCGGGGCGGGGTGGACTAAACGAAGCATGGGTTGCGACTCCGGACTACGGGGTTGCGGCCAAGTCGCCCCGGGGGATGCCTAAGTCCCTCGGGGCGGCGCCTTGTTCAGGCCCGCCGAACCTACGCGCCGAAATCGCTGATTTCTACGGCCGATCGCCAATCTTGATCAGTCGCGGCCTAAGTTGATCGGCACCCCTTGGCGCGAGCGTCGTTGTCCTTGGCGCGAGCGTCGTTGTCCTTGGCGCGAGTGGCAGTGTCGTATGCAGCCAAAGGATTCCGCAGCGGACGGGGGTGGCGGCCTGTCCGATGGGGGGAAGCGGCCAGTGTATCCTTTGCGGTATGCGCCTACTCGGCGCGCTCGATGGTCACGCTCACGGATCCCGACACGTCAAAGGCATCGGCTCCAGCGTCGAGCTTTCCGAGCGTGATGAGGCCGGGCGTCGGAATCGACTGGCCATCCTTGCGGTAGAAAAGGGCGACATCGTGAGCGGGCGACCAATAAGCAATGTCGCCGACCTCATACGACCGCGTCCGCGGCGCATCCTCCGAGAGCGCCCTGGGCAGGTGGGCGTACTTCTCTCGCTGAAAGAGGTCGTTCATCTCGAGCGTCAGCGGTAACAGTGAAGCGAAGTCGCTGGCGGTCCTGCTGTTATTCAAGGTCGCGGAGACGAGCCTGTCGTTGATCTTGATTCGAAGTTTCATGGCGCGGGGTTGCTCCGTTGATGTCTCGGCAGGTTGCGGCGAAGGGACTCCATGGGTCGTGCTGGCGTCAACGCCGCATGAGGCTTGAAGGAGGAACGCAACGACCACGGCACACAGGCCAGCGCTGTCGTGAGGGCTCGGATGACATTTGCCTTCATGATGTGCGGCGGTGGCAGGTTTGTCAGAATTCATGTGCGTTCCTCCCTCAGAGTCCCGTCATTCGCTCCCGTTGTTCGGGATAGCGAGCCCCTTGCACCGTGATTTCCGCGGTGGAGCCATCGATCTCGCCGAGATCGGCCTAGGTGATCGTCTGGCCGCCGTCGACGACCAGCGCGTGCCCGATCATGAAGGCCGCCGCGTCCGAGCACATCCAAACGACCGTCGCGGCGATCTCTTCGGGCCGGCCCATCCTTCCGATAGGTTCCTCGGCGATCACCTTCGAGCGACCCTCGGCGGTGACGCCGGTGTAGCGAGCCATCATCGGCGTGTCGATGTATCCGGGGCAGACGGCGTTGATGCGAACGTTCTGCGCGGCGTAGTCGAGGGCCGCCGCTCGGGTGAGGCCGATCACGCCGTGCTTCGCGGCGGTGTATGCGGGGCTGCCTTTGATGCCGATGATCCCGGCACCGGACGAAGTGTTCACGATCGCGCCGCCACCGTGCTCGAGCATTCGCGGGATCTCGTATTTCATGCACAGGAAGACACCACGAAGGTCGATGTTCATGATCCGGTCCCACTCCTCCGGTTGCATCTCCGCGGTCGGGACCAGACCTTTCGGCTCGACGCCGGCATTGTTGAACGCGAAATCCAATCGTCCGAACGCTTCGACGGTTTTGTCGAGCGCCGCCTCGACGTCCTCGGCTCGCGTGACGTCGCAGCGGACGGCGAACGCCCGTCCGCCTCGTTCCTCGATCATGCGGGCTGTTTCCTGGTTGCCCTCTTCCGACACGTCGGCGACCACGACGCTCGCACCCTCGGCGGCGAACGCCAGCGCCGCCGCGCGGCCAATGCCGCTCGCGCCCCCGGTCACGAACGCGACCTTTCCCGCGAAGCTTCTCTTCTCGTTCATCGGAACCATGACTGCATGTCTCCTTCGGCGGCTCTCTCAGGTGATTGCGTGATGTGTTCGCTTTCCTTGCCGATCGTGCATCGTCCAACGTCATCGGTTTCGGATCTGGTACCGCAGCCAGACGACGCCCCCCTCCAGCGCCTCGCTGCTCATCAGCTCGATGCTCTGCACGCGCGCACGCTGCCCCTCCTCCTCGCGTGCCGCGTCGAAGAGGCTCGGCGCGCCGGGCGCGCCGTCGATGCATGGGCAGACGAGGAGGCTCACCTCGTCCACGAGGCCGGCGCGCAGCAGGATGCCGTTGGTGATGCCACCGCCTTCGAGCAGGAGGCGCTTCACGCCGAGCTCGTGGTTCAGCGTCTCGAGCGCGAGACGAATGTCGAGCTCGGCCTTGCCGGCGAAGAAATAGGACACGCCGTCGGCGCGCAGCCCCGCGAGATGTGCATCGGAGACCTGCTCGGTGAGAACGACGACGATAGGGTCGCCGCCGATGTCCGAGCGGCCCCATGCGATCTTGCCGTGCCCGTCGAGCACGACGCCGTACGCCTTCGCATCACGCCGCGCGAACCACGGCGCACGCGGGAACGTCTCGTTGGTGTGTGTCGCGTAGGCGTCTTTTTTGGCGAACTCCTGTCCCGTGATGCGTCCGACGAGCCACGCGTCGCCGCCGAGCTCTTCGTGGAGGCGGTCGTAGAACGGCGTCGGATTCGGACGTTCCGGGCGCCATCGAGGGGGCAGCGTTCGACCATCGATGCTCGTCGACATGTGAACGATGACGTGGGGTTTCATGAGGATGGCTCGCTCACCGCAGGTTGCTGCGGAAGAAGGTGGTCAGCCGGTCGAATGGAATGCCGCAGGCCGTTGCGCGCCGCGGCGCCCATGTCGTAGCAAGCAACGTCGGTGGGTCGCGGGGGACAGCTTGATGGTCTTCATGGTCTTCGTCGTCGTTGGCGTGTCGGCCATGACCTCGTCTCCCCAGCTCTACACCTGCGACGCGGCCCCCAAGCTCGCATTGTCGATGACGAAGCGATACTTCACGTCGCTCTTCTGCATTCGCGCATAGGCTTCTTCGATTTGCTGAACGCGAATCAACTCGATGTCCGCGACGATTCCCTTCTCCGCGCAGTAGTCGAGCATCTCCTGTGTCTCGGCGATGCCGCCGATCATCGAGCCAGCGATCGTCCTGCGCTTGGAGACGAGGTGGAAGACGCTGGGCGACGGGTGGGCATGCTCCGGAACGCCCACGAGCACCAAGGCGCTGTTCCGCTTGAGCAGGCGCGTGAAGGCGTCGAGGTCGTGGCTCGTCGCGACCGTGTTCAGGATCAGGTCGAAGCTCTCCACGTGCGCGTCCATCTCGCTCGTGTTGCGCGACACGACGACCTCGTCGGCGCCGAGCGCCACGGCGGCTCTCCGCTTGGACTCCGACGTCGTGAACGCGACGGTGTGTGCGCCCATCGCGTGCGCCAGCTTGATGCCCATGTGGCCGAGCCCGCCGATGCCGACGACCCCCACCTTCTTGCCGGGCCCCGCGTTCCAGTGCCTGAGCGGAGAGTAGGTGGTGATGCCGGCGCAGAGCAGCGGAGCGACGGCCGCGAGTTGCTCCTCGTGGTGACGGATCTGGAGGACGTACTTGTCCTTGACGACGATCCGCTGGGCGTAGCCGCCGAGCGTGTGTCCGGGCGCATCGGGCGTCGCGAAGTTGTACGTGCCGGTCATGCCCGCCTCGCAATACTGCTCCAAGTCGGCCGCACAGGCCGAGCACTGGCCGCAGCTATCGACGATGCAGCCGACGCCCACCCGATCGCCGATCTTGAAGCCGGTCACGTGCGCGCCGACGGCGGACACGCGCCCCACGATCTCGTGGCCTGGCACGCAGGGGTAGAGCGTACCTGCCCACTCGCTCCGGACGGTGTGCAGGTCCGAGTGGCAGATGCCGCAGTACGCGATTTCGATCTGCACGTCGTGGTCGCCCGGCGCTCGGCGGGTGATTTCGAGCGCCTCCAGCGGCTTGTTGGCGGCGTAGGCGCCGAATGCTTTGACGGTCATGTCGTGCTCCGAGGGGCCGTGAGGTCTTCGCCGCAAGGCCGCCGCTCCGCGACCCCTTGGCTTTCAGCAACCCCAACATGCGCTCGGCGCCATCGACGGAACAGAGGTCGGTGGGTGGATGAGCCGTGAAGCTGCGCTTGACAGTGGCCGGGGCTCGCCGAGCGCGAGTACGCCTCGAGAAACGCCCTCGCGCTCGGCAACCGCCCTCAGCGCGACGGTTGGTTCTTCGCGGACGCCATGTGCAGAGCGGCGTGCTCGCGGACCGTCTCGATGAACAGGCGAAGCGGCTCGGAACGCTGCGCTCGACTTGGGTAGTAAAGAAAGAAGCCGGGAACGGATGCGGCGTAGGGTTCGAGCACGCGCCGTAGTCGCCCCGAGCGGAGCTGATCGGCGACCAGCGGTTCGAACATGTACGAGAGCCCGAGCCCCTGCTCAGCCCACTTGATGCAGAACAGACCGTCGTTCGTGACCACCGAGCCTCGAACCGGGACGCGCCAGGTCTTTCGACCGCGCTCGAACTCCCATGCGTAGAGCGAGCCCGTGGTGTCGGACCGGAACGTGAGGCACTCGTGCTGGAGGAGATCCTCGGGGCGCTGCGGAGTACCGCGCTTTTCGAGGTAGCTCGGAGCGCCGACGACGACGAAGCGAAAGGCGTCGGTGAGCCGAACGCTCACCATGTCGCGCTCGACGAACTCGCTCAGCCGGATCCCCGCGTCGTAGCCCTCGCCGACGATGTCGACGCGTCGATCTTCGAACACGAACTCGAGCTGGATGCGGGGGTGGCGCTCTCGAAACGTCGGCAGCACGGGCTCGATCACGAAAGAGAAGGCCGCCCTTGGCACGGTCAGCCGCACGCGACCCACCACCTCTCCAGGCTTCGCGGAGACCTCGTCGAGCGCCGCGCGGGCCTGCGCGAACGCCGGACCCACGAGCTCGAGCAGCCGCCGGCCGGCGTCGGTGAGGGACACGCTCCGCGTCGTCCGGGCGACGAGAACCACGCCGAGCTCCTCCTCGATCTGGCGAATGCTCTGGCTCACGGCCGAGCGCGAGATACCGAGCTCGCGAGCGCCGCCGCTGAAGCTCTTCGCGCGGGCGACGGCGAGGAACGCCTGGAGCTGCGGAAAAGGGAGCGTGTTCACGCGAGGAAGCACGCCTCACCGATGTGACATTGTCAAGGAGCGCTCAAACAGACGCGTCGGTAACAGGCTGCGCCCAATAGCCGCCTTTGCTTGGAGCGGCTCTTCGCACGGGCAGACTCGATCGCCCCGGGCCTGCTTCACGCCGGGGACGACGTCTCCGAAGCTCTCGATGGATTGCCAGATGCAAAGCTTTGAGTCCGAGCTGCGTGACCGCCCTCGCGGGACATCGACGAACTGGCGGATCCCGGAGCCGTACGACTCGTCCACGGGATGGTGATGCGCTTCCC
Protein-coding sequences here:
- a CDS encoding helix-turn-helix domain-containing protein, which translates into the protein MTDRSARVVEVLGYIGANVRRLRLSRGLTQEQLAEAAELDLRFLQRVERGQTNVGVAVVVALADALAVAPGVLFRKARLPEAKPGRPRKTTRSQGGSNKPS
- a CDS encoding LysR family transcriptional regulator, whose protein sequence is MNTLPFPQLQAFLAVARAKSFSGGARELGISRSAVSQSIRQIEEELGVVLVARTTRSVSLTDAGRRLLELVGPAFAQARAALDEVSAKPGEVVGRVRLTVPRAAFSFVIEPVLPTFRERHPRIQLEFVFEDRRVDIVGEGYDAGIRLSEFVERDMVSVRLTDAFRFVVVGAPSYLEKRGTPQRPEDLLQHECLTFRSDTTGSLYAWEFERGRKTWRVPVRGSVVTNDGLFCIKWAEQGLGLSYMFEPLVADQLRSGRLRRVLEPYAASVPGFFLYYPSRAQRSEPLRLFIETVREHAALHMASAKNQPSR
- a CDS encoding SDR family oxidoreductase: MNEKRSFAGKVAFVTGGASGIGRAAALAFAAEGASVVVADVSEEGNQETARMIEERGGRAFAVRCDVTRAEDVEAALDKTVEAFGRLDFAFNNAGVEPKGLVPTAEMQPEEWDRIMNIDLRGVFLCMKYEIPRMLEHGGGAIVNTSSGAGIIGIKGSPAYTAAKHGVIGLTRAAALDYAAQNVRINAVCPGYIDTPMMARYTGVTAEGRSKVIAEEPIGRMGRPEEIAATVVWMCSDAAAFMIGHALVVDGGQTIT
- a CDS encoding cyclophilin-like fold protein, producing MNSDKPATAAHHEGKCHPSPHDSAGLCAVVVAFLLQASCGVDASTTHGVPSPQPAETSTEQPRAMKLRIKINDRLVSATLNNSRTASDFASLLPLTLEMNDLFQREKYAHLPRALSEDAPRTRSYEVGDIAYWSPAHDVALFYRKDGQSIPTPGLITLGKLDAGADAFDVSGSVSVTIERAE
- a CDS encoding NAD(P)-dependent alcohol dehydrogenase, giving the protein MTVKAFGAYAANKPLEALEITRRAPGDHDVQIEIAYCGICHSDLHTVRSEWAGTLYPCVPGHEIVGRVSAVGAHVTGFKIGDRVGVGCIVDSCGQCSACAADLEQYCEAGMTGTYNFATPDAPGHTLGGYAQRIVVKDKYVLQIRHHEEQLAAVAPLLCAGITTYSPLRHWNAGPGKKVGVVGIGGLGHMGIKLAHAMGAHTVAFTTSESKRRAAVALGADEVVVSRNTSEMDAHVESFDLILNTVATSHDLDAFTRLLKRNSALVLVGVPEHAHPSPSVFHLVSKRRTIAGSMIGGIAETQEMLDYCAEKGIVADIELIRVQQIEEAYARMQKSDVKYRFVIDNASLGAASQV
- a CDS encoding RNA polymerase sigma factor; translation: MSRYHRPAGGGAPVVVADADEVVRLRPTLTRYLRKIGVDELYIPDLIQETIATTWEALHEGRVRGADNLKPEQALRGFARQTAWNHAANLMRRASMRFEIPMSAIRSPPDLVTPDPMSEIEARDLLAWVMKSRPKLAYIVLLAARGIIGPEAARAMGHGLTAHYAHVQKLRAALRTVSTAPAPKQAPRPGWKQRKAKR
- a CDS encoding dihydrofolate reductase family protein; protein product: MKPHVIVHMSTSIDGRTLPPRWRPERPNPTPFYDRLHEELGGDAWLVGRITGQEFAKKDAYATHTNETFPRAPWFARRDAKAYGVVLDGHGKIAWGRSDIGGDPIVVVLTEQVSDAHLAGLRADGVSYFFAGKAELDIRLALETLNHELGVKRLLLEGGGITNGILLRAGLVDEVSLLVCPCIDGAPGAPSLFDAAREEEGQRARVQSIELMSSEALEGGVVWLRYQIRNR